Proteins encoded in a region of the Dreissena polymorpha isolate Duluth1 chromosome 6, UMN_Dpol_1.0, whole genome shotgun sequence genome:
- the LOC127833679 gene encoding uncharacterized protein LOC127833679, with protein sequence MGKGHLNKFEGILLDAISIEDILEPAEYEESWSVDQTVNEISGDENENAATVQHAASEPLSEITTNLHSGTNEKKQQNENQKQMSQVQVIKAVHEEDYDKISQVSKEKQMHIEENRDKLTASFKESQDWQLIKQWSSGQGLETI encoded by the exons ATGGGAAAGGGACATCTTAATAAATTCGAAGGAATACTACTAGATGCAATTTCGATTGAAG ACATACTAGAACCTGCTGAGTATGAAGAGTCATGGTCAGTTGACCAGACAGTGAATGAAATATCAG GTGATGAAAATGAAAACGCAGCAACTGTGCAACATGCTGCCTCAGAACCACTTTCAg AGATAACCACGAATCTACACTCAGGGACAAATGAGAAAAAGCAACAAAACGAAAACCAG AAACAAATGTCGCAAGTTCAAGTTATTAAAGCGGTCCATGAAGAGGATTACGACAAGATCTCGCAAGTGTCAAAGGAGAAACAAATGCATATCGAGGAAAATAGGGACAAACTTACGGCTAGCTTCAAAGAAAGCCAGGACTGGCAGCTGATAAAACAGTGGAGTTCTGGCCAAGGCCTGGAAACCATATAG